The Kaistia defluvii DNA window TCAGCGCCGACCAACCGGAACTTGCCGACAAGTACGAATACGTCGCTGGCTGCATGTGATTGGCTACGTGGCCGCCTGGATTTGGGCGGCCACGGCGTTTTTTCTATGACCTTGTCTCGACCGGCTTGGCGCATGTGCGGCAAAGGTTGCTGGGTGCGGCGAGAGAATGGGCCGCGCGTGTCCCAATTTCCGGACACGCGCTGCAGCAGAGATGATCGAGCCACAAGAGTTCAGCCTTCTATCGGGCCGGCCTTCGAATACGTCAAACGAGAGCGCGGCGCGTATCGGAGTGCGGTAGAGAGAGCACGCTTCTGATGCTCCGCAGGGCTGTTTCCAACACCCCGCGATCCGGCGCGGCACCCAGGGAAATGCGGACGGCTTCCAAGGCTGGCGACGTGACCGAAAAGCTGGAACTGGCGAGGATCAGTACGCCGCGATGCTCCAGCTGAAGGACAAGAGCGACGGCCCGCCATCGATTGGGCAGCGACATCCAGAGATGGGGCGTGGCCAGATTGGCTGCGATTGTCGCGTCCGACAGGATCGACGCGGCCAGCTCTTGCCGGCCGGTGTTCTCCACGCGGATGGCGGAGGCGATTTCTTGCAGGATGCTCAACTGAATACAGCGCTAGGCTATCCCTGCCAGTAAGGGCGACGCCATCATCGTCATGGCTTGCAGCGTCCCTGCCAACTCCTGAGCCTGCTCCGGCGTCGGCGCGGCAACATAGCCATAGCACAAGGTGGGCGTCAGGCATTTCGACAAGGTCGCGATATGCCAGGTGATGTCGGGACCGAGGGAGGCGATAGCGGTCGGCGGCCCTTCGAGCAAAACACCGTAAGGATCGTCCTCGATAATGGAAACCGCATGCTTGCGGGCAATTCCTGTCGACGCGCCTCGGAGAGGCTGGCGGTTGTCGGATTGTCGACGGTCGGGGTTATGTAAAAGGCGCCGAGCGGCACGCGCCTGCAAGTTTCTTCGAACGCCGCCGGCAGAATGCCCTCGACATCCATCGAGAGCGGGACGAGTTGCAGGTTCTGCTGGAGGGCGACTGTATGGATGCCCTGATAGCAGAATTCGCCGATCGCCACATATTTGGAAGCGCGATACAGGATGGGAAACGCGCTGGTCGGTTCATAGCTCGTGAGGCTACCTATCCATACGGTTTACTGCAATTGACAGTCGCAACCCGTCTCGGCCAATCGCAGCAAAGCGCAATCCGATCGGCGGGTATTTTGGCGACTCAGAGAAATAGACAATAAAATCAATAATATATGGCGGAGGGAGCGTCCGCCTCCGCCATATCCGGGATTATCCGGGAACATCCGGAATTAGCTGGGTATCCCTGCGTTATCCTCCCTTCCATTGTCCAAGATGTTCCGGTAATGTTCTATGCGTTCCGGTCTCTGTTGGGGGAAGCCGAGGGGGAATGCATTGTCGCACTCGATAAACCGCCGGCCCGAAAAGGCGCTGACTGCCCAACTCGTCCGAACCGTGCAAGAGCCAGGCAAGTACTTTGACGGGCAGGGGCTCTATCTGCGTGTGGAGCCGAACGGTTCTCGGTTCTGGGTGCAGCGGATCACTATCCGCGGCAAGCGCTGCGAGTTGGGCCTCGGCCCGCCTTCCTTGGTGCCATTGGCCGAGGCGCGGGCGGCAGCGCTGGCGAACCGCAAACTTGCGCGAGAGGGCGGCGACCCCTTGCAGGCCAAGCGCGAAGCCGCTGCGGTCCTGTCGTTCGAGGAAGCGGCTCGCAAGGTGCACGAAATGCACTCGCCAACATGGAAGAATCCTAAGCACGCGGCACAGTTCATTTCGACGCTTGAGACCTATGCATTCCCGAGACTGGGCCGGTTAAAGGTCCCGGACGTGACGACGGCCGATGTCTTGGCGGTACTCACCCCGATCTGGGTGGAGAAAGCCGAGACCGCGCGGCGGGTTCGCCAGCGCATCGGTACCGTCATGAAATGGGCGATTGCTCAAGGCTGGCGCCAGGACAATCCGGCTGAGAACATCGCCCAGGCATTGCCGAAGGCAGAGACGGTGAAAGCGAACCGTAAAGCGCTGCCATATGCCGAGGTTGCGGGTTGCATAGACGCCGTAAAGGCATCGGGCGCGGGGCTAGCAACGAAGCTCGCCCTGGAATTGCTGGTGCTAACCGCATCACGGTCTGGCGAGATCCGGCTGGCGGAATGGAGCGAGTTCGACCTGAAGGCTAAGGTTTGGGAAGTGCCCGCCGAGCGCATGAAGATGAAGAAGTTGCATCGCGTCCCCCTGTCCAATCGGGCGCTTACGCTGCTCGACGAGGCGAAGGCGCTGGATGATGGCTCCGGTCTGGTATTCCCCGGCACGAAAACCGGAAAACCCCTCTCCGATATGACCCTTTCCAAGCTGGTCAAGGAATTGGGCTTCCCCGTCGATGTCCATGGCTTCCGGACATCGTTCCGCACCTGGGCACAAGAGCGGACAACCTTTCCGCGCGAGGTCGCCGAGGCGGCGCTGGCCCATGCGGTCGGTGATTCCGTCGAGCAGGCCTATGCGCGGTCTGACGTGTTCGAGAAGCGACGGAAGATGATGGACGCCTGGGCAGCCTTCTTGGCCGAGAAGCGGGCCGACAACGTGGTGAGGATCGGGGCATGATTTTGGCGCCAGGATATTCAACACTTGCAGGCATGTATAGTTTGGCAAAGGGGCTTATTCGGCAGCGAGTTAGCGAGCGAGCCCGCCAAGTTCGCAGGGAGAAGGGCCGGATTGAGGGCGTAGACCTCGACTACAATATCGAGATTGCAGCTCAGTTTCTCTTGTATGACCTATTCTATCTGTCCCTCGACGAGGATGGGCAATCTTTGGTGGTCCTTCGTCACGACGGCAC harbors:
- a CDS encoding tyrosine-type recombinase/integrase, which produces MSHSINRRPEKALTAQLVRTVQEPGKYFDGQGLYLRVEPNGSRFWVQRITIRGKRCELGLGPPSLVPLAEARAAALANRKLAREGGDPLQAKREAAAVLSFEEAARKVHEMHSPTWKNPKHAAQFISTLETYAFPRLGRLKVPDVTTADVLAVLTPIWVEKAETARRVRQRIGTVMKWAIAQGWRQDNPAENIAQALPKAETVKANRKALPYAEVAGCIDAVKASGAGLATKLALELLVLTASRSGEIRLAEWSEFDLKAKVWEVPAERMKMKKLHRVPLSNRALTLLDEAKALDDGSGLVFPGTKTGKPLSDMTLSKLVKELGFPVDVHGFRTSFRTWAQERTTFPREVAEAALAHAVGDSVEQAYARSDVFEKRRKMMDAWAAFLAEKRADNVVRIGA